A section of the Pithys albifrons albifrons isolate INPA30051 chromosome 4, PitAlb_v1, whole genome shotgun sequence genome encodes:
- the FBXO43 gene encoding F-box only protein 43 translates to MSDSHSVKFNILKRNSLTSPSSNFKYSSFKDMCCNSAFLDRRCNESVKNPNAERKETSRITSISLLQEHSECSDPNAFIPVSSSIEKEFNSISLSEKREANRSADYFESPKSSRKGFLLPRRLLLPKSVEADTTVECCERLANSSRSIRKKIFSCVLNSEEKLPKSAADSPKDKSYKPLTTSISKPEDSNPDSQKWRSSFSQQRTSTLDESQDKEPLLLESESLSPIQCKDVIVNNTNEFSGSVLVRVNDGELRTVTYNVLPESSEVKFLTSINSPVENLNFGLCDINSPPEKVANYPDLSTPEDSGYNSLPLDKSGDLSSDHEGSFQELFQKHKEDSKILDNKRKTRKLERVRRLSTLREHGSQSETEDNHGSPTSTHILTEERNLVREDHEIVSKEQPSGEMVVSHGDFSRTPALKIVQEICLQRQRLDQKQISDNIDGTGIFALDHVLPGLIGKKMGLEKLDILTELKERNLKHVLSIVLDALTVESLCNICKVSKNWREIVVQDKNADKRRKLYIKQLKEEAGEYLLKAEDAATRLNSLNRSALRPVQAQARTPVLQTPPSYTELTSSNERNSANRQEEYMKVAKTLFSDEALKPCPRCQYPAKYQLVKKRGLCSREACAFDFCILCLHAFHGSKECNSLSGKRKNKKDAPPGSAQSKRNLKRL, encoded by the exons ATGTCAGACAGTCATTCAGTGAAGTTCAATATTCTTAAAAGAAATAGCTTAACATCTCCCAGCAGCAATTTTAAATACTCCAGTTTTAAAGACATGTGTTGCAATTCAGCATTTCTGGACCGCAGGTGCAATGAGTCAGTGAAAAATCCCAATGCAGAACGTAAAGAAACATCGCGTATAACAAGTATATCCTTGCTTCAAGAGCATTCTGAGTGCAGTGATCCTAATGCCTTCATTCCTGTGTCATCATCTAttgaaaaagaatttaattcAATTTCCTTAtcagaaaaaagagaagcaaataGAAGTGCAGATTATTTTGAAAGTCCTAAATCGAGTAGAAAAGGCTTCTTGCTACCCAGGAGGTTACTTTTACCCAAGAGTGTTGAAGCTGACACAACTGTAGAATGCTGTGAAAGACTAGCCAATTCTTCAAGaagcattaggaaaaaaatattctcttgtGTTTTAAACTCTGAAGAAAAACTTCCAAAATCTGCTGCAGATTCTCCAAAAGATAAAAGTTACAAACCTCTGACAACTAGCATTTCAAAACCCGAGGACTCTAATCCTGATTCTCAAAAATGGAGATCTTCCTTTTCACAACAAAGGACTTCTACACTGGATGAGTCCCAGGATAAGGAGCCCTTATTGCTGGAATCAGAAAGTTTGTCTCCAATTCAGTGTAAGGATGTAATTGTTAATAACACTAACGAATTCAGTGGAAGTGTTCTTGTGAGAGTTAATGATGGGGAACTTAGGACTGTTACCTACAATGTGTTACCTGAGTCCAGTGAGGTGAAATTCCTGACTTCGATCAACAGTCCTGTAGAGAACTTGAACTTTGGACTATGTGATATAAACTCTCCCCCTGAGAAGGTGGCAAATTATCCAGATCTTTCAACACCTGAGGATAGTGGTTATAATTCACTTCCCTTGGACAAATCAGGAGACTTGTCGTCTGATCATGAGGGATCTTTCCAAGAACTGTTCCAAAAGCACAAAGAAGATTCCAAAATTCTGGATAATAAAAGGAAGACGAGAAAACTTGAACGAGTTAGAAGATTATCCACTCTTCGGGAACACGGCTCACAGTCAGAGACAGAAGATAATCATGGCAGTCCTACTTCAACACATATattaacagaagaaagaaatcttgTCAGGGAAGATCATGAAATAGTTTCAAAAGAACAGCCTAGTGGAGAAATGGTTGTAAGTCATGGAGATTTCTCAAGAACTCCAGCTCTGAAAATAGTTCAGGAAATTTGCTTGCAAAGACAAAGATTGGACCAAAAGCAAATATCAGATAATATTGATGGAACAGGAATATTTGCATTAGATCATGTTCTTCCTGGACTTATTGGCAAGAAAATGGGCCTTGAGAAATTAGATATTTTAACAGaattaaaagagagaaatttaAAACATGTTCTTTCTATAGTTTTAGATGCTTTGACAGTGGAGAGTCTATGCAA CATTTGTAAAGTAAGCAAAAACTGGCGTGAAATTGTTGTACAAGATAAAAATGCAGATAAGAGGAGAAAGTTGTACATAAAACAGCTGAAAGAAGAAGCTGGG GAATATTTACTGAAGGCTGAAGATGCTGCCACAAGACTTAATAGTCTCAATAGATCTGCTCTAAGGCCTGTTCAAGCTCAAGCCAGAACTCCTGTATTACAAACACCACCTTCATACACTGAACTTACATCCAGTAATGAGAGAAACTCAGCTAACAGACAGGAAGAATATATGAAA GTTGCTAAAACTCTGTTCTCTGACGAAGCTCTAAAACCCTGTCCAAGATGTCAATATCCTGCTAAATATCAACTGGTAAAGAAACGGGGACTCTGTAGCAGAGAGGCGTGTGCAtttgatttctgtattttatgtctGCATGCATTCCATGGGTCAAAAGAATGTAACAGTTTATCTGGAAAACGGAAGAATAAGAAAGATGCTCCTCCAGGAAGTgcccaaagcaaaagaaatttaaaaagactCTAA